One Mesorhizobium sp. J428 DNA segment encodes these proteins:
- a CDS encoding LLM class flavin-dependent oxidoreductase, with the protein MEAEFTYVDASSAGRDVADHTGRLLHVIEGAGFVKVMPAPGTVVGTTSPLIERLLAGHGEAIAGWTHRPNALDPICAARDIAAIDAMSGGHVELRVEAHFGEAADRFGLASHVARMQFLDEYLVLLKRLWSNDRPFEHQGRYFGFSCGYVPHKGPRGSAIPLRLSGMTGAAIRVAARHASVVEIAPVAPDHARRHIARIREIASHFGRANRIRFALPVSLAAQADIDAVPLSGKPEDIALKLLEYADAGVSEFMISGLGNEEAIAAFGGTVRPIVANSLRRLAAPTAPAAPVRREALP; encoded by the coding sequence ATGGAAGCGGAATTCACCTATGTCGACGCGTCCTCGGCCGGACGCGACGTCGCTGACCACACCGGCCGGCTGCTCCACGTCATTGAGGGCGCCGGTTTCGTGAAGGTCATGCCCGCCCCCGGAACAGTGGTCGGCACGACGAGCCCCCTGATCGAGCGCCTGCTCGCCGGGCACGGCGAGGCCATCGCCGGATGGACGCACAGGCCGAATGCCCTCGATCCGATCTGTGCTGCCCGCGACATCGCGGCGATCGACGCGATGAGCGGCGGCCATGTCGAGTTGCGAGTCGAGGCCCATTTCGGCGAGGCGGCCGACCGGTTCGGCCTCGCCAGCCACGTCGCCCGGATGCAGTTCCTCGACGAGTATCTGGTGCTCCTCAAGCGGCTCTGGTCGAACGACAGGCCGTTCGAGCACCAGGGCCGCTATTTCGGCTTCAGCTGCGGCTATGTCCCGCACAAGGGTCCGCGCGGCTCGGCGATCCCGTTGCGTCTCAGTGGCATGACGGGAGCAGCCATCCGCGTCGCCGCTCGCCATGCGAGCGTGGTCGAGATCGCGCCCGTCGCGCCGGATCACGCGCGCCGGCACATCGCCCGCATCCGGGAGATCGCATCGCATTTCGGCAGGGCGAACCGGATCAGGTTCGCACTTCCGGTCTCGCTCGCGGCGCAGGCCGACATCGATGCCGTGCCGCTGTCCGGCAAGCCCGAGGACATCGCCCTCAAGCTGCTCGAATATGCCGATGCCGGCGTCTCCGAGTTCATGATCTCGGGCCTTGGGAATGAGGAGGCGATCGCCGCATTTGGCGGCACGGTCCGGCCGATCGTCGCCAATTCGCTTCGCCGCCTGGCTGCCCCTACGGCGCCGGCCGCGCCTGTGCGCCGGGAGGCGCTGCCGTAG
- a CDS encoding FAD/NAD(P)-binding protein translates to MSGQARTSIAIIGGGATGSLLALHLLRSTREDLRVTLVERRPDPGKGLAYSTSTDLHLLNVAAGRMGAFTDQPDHFWNWIVNNGLDGGQSSTDFLPRHLYGRYLAELVGEAAGDGTAKARLRVVQDNCIGVTPTLSGVSVQLESGVSLPSHVAVLAVGHDPEPGPQFGFAARPCIADELEAEPDDDVLILGTGLSMIDAWLTLASRGHRGRIVVLSRRGLLPHPHSAERRPLQLDLADIPLGTEFSYFVRWFTRLISEAEATGRNWRDVIDGVRPFNQRIWMDWPVSARRRFLQHYKAWWDIHRHRIPQDIRNRAEKALGDGSLELIAGRVVELEEQEGRKRLRFRRRGARQTEEDAFDRVFDCTGIIRDITQSSSPVIRNLVERGLARPDPLRLGLDVTAECALISADGRASDRIFAAGPPTRGAFFEVDAIQEIRQQCAALARRLAEPATAAPPGAQARPAP, encoded by the coding sequence ATGAGCGGCCAGGCCCGGACCTCGATTGCCATCATCGGCGGCGGCGCGACCGGATCGCTGCTTGCGCTGCATCTTCTGCGATCCACGCGCGAGGACCTGCGCGTCACGCTCGTCGAACGGCGACCCGACCCCGGGAAGGGGCTGGCCTATTCCACCTCGACTGACCTCCATCTGCTCAACGTCGCCGCCGGGCGCATGGGCGCCTTTACCGACCAGCCGGACCATTTCTGGAACTGGATCGTGAACAACGGCCTCGATGGCGGCCAATCCTCCACCGACTTCCTGCCGCGTCACCTGTACGGCCGCTACCTGGCGGAACTGGTCGGCGAGGCGGCCGGCGATGGCACGGCCAAGGCGCGGCTGCGGGTGGTGCAGGACAATTGCATCGGTGTGACGCCGACCCTGTCGGGCGTCAGCGTGCAGCTCGAAAGCGGCGTGAGCCTGCCGAGCCACGTCGCTGTGCTCGCGGTCGGCCACGATCCGGAACCGGGGCCGCAGTTCGGCTTCGCGGCGCGGCCCTGCATCGCCGACGAGCTCGAAGCCGAGCCTGATGACGACGTGCTGATCCTCGGCACCGGCCTCAGCATGATCGACGCATGGCTGACGCTGGCGAGCCGCGGGCACCGGGGCAGGATCGTCGTTCTGTCGCGCCGCGGCCTGCTGCCGCATCCGCACAGCGCCGAAAGGCGGCCGCTGCAGCTCGACCTGGCCGACATTCCGCTCGGCACGGAGTTCTCCTATTTCGTGCGCTGGTTCACGCGGCTGATCAGCGAAGCGGAGGCCACGGGCCGGAACTGGCGCGACGTGATCGACGGCGTGCGCCCCTTCAACCAGCGCATCTGGATGGACTGGCCGGTGAGCGCCAGAAGGCGCTTTCTCCAGCACTACAAGGCATGGTGGGACATCCACCGCCACCGTATCCCGCAGGATATCCGCAACCGGGCGGAAAAGGCGCTGGGCGACGGGTCGCTTGAGCTGATCGCCGGCCGTGTCGTGGAACTGGAGGAGCAGGAGGGGCGCAAGCGCCTTCGCTTCCGCCGCCGCGGCGCGCGCCAGACGGAAGAGGACGCCTTCGACCGCGTGTTCGACTGCACCGGCATCATCCGGGACATCACGCAGAGCTCGTCGCCGGTGATCCGCAACCTGGTCGAGCGCGGTCTCGCGCGGCCGGATCCGCTGCGGCTCGGGCTCGACGTGACGGCGGAATGCGCGCTGATTTCCGCCGACGGCCGCGCGTCCGACCGCATCTTCGCGGCCGGTCCGCCGACGCGCGGCGCCTTCTTCGAGGTGGATGCGATCCAGGAAATCCGCCAGCAATGCGCGGCCCTTGCGCGCCGGCTGGCGGAGCCTGCTACGGCAGCGCCTCCCGGCGCACAGGCGCGGCCGGCGCCGTAG
- a CDS encoding Rrf2 family transcriptional regulator: MLTRKGKYGLKALVYLAKLPVGDLAFVNEIASDQNIPKKFLDAILSELRNAGFVQSRKGKDGGYRLARPATEIKVGHVVRVLDGPLAPIPCASRTQYQPCDDCDEATCQVRHIMLDVRQAIAEVLDKRSLAEMRDAANDDLPQALQILA; the protein is encoded by the coding sequence ATGCTCACCAGAAAAGGCAAATACGGCCTCAAGGCGCTCGTGTATCTCGCGAAGCTGCCGGTCGGGGATCTGGCATTCGTCAACGAGATCGCCAGCGACCAGAATATTCCGAAGAAGTTCCTGGACGCCATACTCAGCGAGCTGCGCAATGCCGGTTTCGTCCAGAGCCGGAAGGGCAAGGACGGCGGCTACCGCCTCGCGCGCCCCGCGACCGAGATCAAGGTCGGCCATGTGGTGCGCGTCCTCGACGGCCCGCTCGCGCCGATCCCTTGCGCCAGCCGCACGCAATACCAGCCCTGCGACGATTGTGACGAGGCCACATGCCAAGTCCGTCACATAATGCTCGACGTTCGCCAGGCGATCGCCGAGGTGCTGGACAAACGCAGCCTCGCCGAGATGCGGGACGCGGCCAACGACGACCTGCCGCAGGCGCTGCAGATCCTCGCCTGA
- a CDS encoding sulfonate ABC transporter substrate-binding protein, whose translation MSRITRRAFSAALLAASALWGLSGPAAALSELKIGYQKTGLPVIARQQKLIEKALEPKGVSVTWVEFTAGPPLVEALNVGAINVGWVGDAPPIFGQSAGAAIVYVAALPGNLDGEAIITKEASGIASVKDLKGKKVAVGKGTSAHNLLIAALEANGLQFSDIEAVYLPPADAAAAFASDKVDAWSIWDPFLAIAETNYKPKALSRSPEVLKVNTYFLANRDFADGNPEVVTTVVNQLKEAAAWADANRDKVAAALHEVTGVPLEAQTLAANRAKFGVFPITEEIVANQQATADRFFKLGLIPNAIKVSDAVWSAPGN comes from the coding sequence ATGAGCAGGATCACACGCAGGGCGTTCTCGGCCGCCCTTCTCGCAGCGAGCGCGCTCTGGGGCCTGTCCGGCCCGGCCGCAGCCCTCAGCGAATTGAAGATCGGCTACCAGAAGACCGGGCTTCCCGTCATCGCCCGCCAGCAGAAGCTGATCGAGAAGGCGCTGGAGCCCAAGGGCGTCTCCGTCACCTGGGTCGAGTTCACCGCCGGCCCGCCGCTCGTCGAGGCGCTGAACGTCGGCGCGATCAATGTCGGCTGGGTCGGCGACGCGCCCCCCATCTTCGGCCAGTCCGCGGGTGCCGCGATCGTCTATGTCGCGGCCCTGCCCGGCAATCTCGACGGCGAGGCAATCATCACGAAGGAGGCGTCCGGCATCGCCTCTGTGAAGGATCTCAAGGGCAAGAAGGTCGCCGTTGGCAAAGGTACCAGCGCCCACAACCTGCTGATCGCCGCGCTCGAGGCCAATGGCTTGCAGTTCTCCGACATCGAGGCGGTCTACCTGCCGCCGGCCGATGCGGCCGCCGCCTTCGCCAGCGACAAGGTGGACGCCTGGTCCATTTGGGATCCTTTCCTCGCCATCGCCGAGACCAACTACAAGCCGAAGGCGCTCAGCCGCTCACCGGAGGTGCTGAAGGTCAACACATACTTCCTCGCCAACCGTGACTTCGCCGACGGCAATCCCGAGGTGGTGACTACGGTCGTCAATCAGTTGAAGGAGGCCGCCGCCTGGGCAGACGCCAATCGCGACAAGGTCGCAGCGGCGCTTCACGAGGTGACCGGCGTGCCGCTGGAGGCACAGACGCTGGCCGCCAACCGCGCCAAGTTCGGCGTGTTCCCGATCACCGAGGAAATCGTGGCCAACCAGCAGGCGACGGCCGACCGCTTCTTCAAGCTCGGGCTGATCCCGAACGCGATCAAGGTCTCGGACGCCGTCTGGTCCGCTCCCGGCAACTGA
- a CDS encoding aliphatic sulfonate ABC transporter substrate-binding protein, with translation MFTRRIFLNGLFGAALVTGALTGSATLAADSPKEFRVGYQKASAILVIAKQQEVFEKRLKQLGVENVKWVEFQFGPPLLEALGAGAVDIGFVGDTPPIFAQAAGANLVYVASAPASASAILVPQDSTIKSVADLKGKKVAIAKGSSAHNLTIQALALSGLAFKDIEPVYLAPADAVAAFSTGRVDAWTVWDPYFAIAENKHNARIVVTTDEKGLESNSFYLANKTFATTHPDVLKAVLEEISGVSKWASDNRDKLAQIAADVTGVDVQSQTIAANRYVIEVQPIGDAVIAKQQKIADTFAELGLIPKKINVREIVWSAPTN, from the coding sequence ATGTTCACGCGACGCATCTTTCTCAACGGACTTTTCGGCGCAGCCCTCGTCACGGGCGCCCTCACCGGCTCCGCAACGCTGGCTGCCGACAGCCCGAAGGAATTCAGGGTCGGCTACCAGAAGGCGAGCGCTATCCTGGTAATCGCCAAACAGCAGGAAGTGTTCGAGAAGCGGCTCAAGCAGCTCGGGGTCGAGAACGTTAAGTGGGTAGAGTTCCAGTTCGGCCCGCCACTGCTGGAGGCGTTGGGAGCAGGTGCCGTCGACATCGGCTTCGTCGGCGACACGCCGCCGATCTTCGCTCAGGCGGCGGGGGCGAACCTCGTCTACGTCGCCAGCGCGCCTGCATCCGCCTCCGCGATCCTGGTGCCGCAGGATTCGACGATCAAGTCGGTCGCCGATCTGAAGGGCAAGAAGGTGGCGATCGCCAAGGGATCGAGCGCCCACAATCTGACAATCCAGGCGCTGGCGCTGAGTGGCCTCGCCTTCAAGGATATCGAGCCCGTCTACCTCGCGCCGGCCGATGCGGTGGCGGCCTTCTCGACGGGCCGGGTAGACGCTTGGACGGTGTGGGACCCCTACTTTGCGATCGCCGAGAACAAGCACAATGCGCGCATCGTCGTCACGACCGACGAGAAGGGGCTGGAGAGCAATTCGTTCTACCTTGCCAACAAGACTTTCGCGACGACTCACCCGGACGTGTTGAAGGCGGTGCTCGAAGAGATTTCGGGCGTGTCGAAATGGGCCTCGGACAATCGCGACAAGCTGGCGCAGATCGCCGCCGACGTGACCGGCGTCGACGTGCAGTCACAGACGATCGCTGCGAACCGCTACGTCATCGAAGTGCAGCCGATCGGTGATGCGGTGATCGCCAAACAGCAGAAGATCGCCGACACCTTCGCCGAACTCGGCCTGATCCCGAAGAAGATCAATGTCCGCGAGATCGTCTGGTCGGCGCCGACCAACTGA
- the ssuD gene encoding FMNH2-dependent alkanesulfonate monooxygenase — MTLTVVSPEKPLDFFWFIPTHGDGRYLGSSDQQRPQDFRYFREIAQAVDRLGFPGVLLPTGQNCEDSWITAAGLAPFTEKLKFLVALRPGVVSPAFAARQTAALDRLSNGRLLLNVVVGGNPVELAGDGVFTPHDERYAQAGEFLDIWRRLVSGEDVTFHGKYYRVEGGRLDILPVQKPVPPVYFGGSSDAGQDLAAEQVDKYLTWGEPVHLVAEKLQRAKARAAARGRKLSFGIRLHFIVRETEADAWAAADRLIAHVTDAQIENAQQRFLKEMDSVGQRRMSELHGGRRDKLVVAPNLWAGVGLVRGGAGTALVGTPDQVAERLREYQAVGIDTVIGSGYPHLEEAYRVAELLFPKLGLGTASHAVGEHIANEFAVGNHGARRLQASS; from the coding sequence ATGACCCTGACCGTCGTTTCCCCCGAGAAGCCGCTCGACTTCTTCTGGTTCATCCCGACCCATGGTGACGGCCGCTATCTCGGCTCGTCCGACCAGCAGCGGCCGCAGGACTTCCGCTATTTCCGCGAGATCGCCCAGGCGGTCGACCGGCTTGGCTTTCCGGGCGTGCTTCTGCCCACCGGGCAGAACTGCGAGGATTCCTGGATCACCGCCGCCGGCCTCGCGCCCTTCACCGAAAAACTGAAATTCCTGGTGGCGCTGCGGCCAGGCGTCGTCTCCCCCGCCTTCGCCGCGAGGCAGACCGCTGCGCTCGACCGCCTCTCCAACGGTCGCCTGTTGCTGAACGTGGTGGTCGGCGGCAATCCGGTCGAACTCGCCGGCGACGGCGTCTTCACGCCGCACGACGAGCGCTACGCCCAGGCCGGCGAATTCTTGGACATCTGGCGCAGGCTCGTGTCCGGCGAGGACGTCACGTTCCACGGCAAGTACTATCGCGTCGAGGGCGGCCGGCTCGACATACTGCCGGTGCAGAAGCCCGTACCGCCGGTCTATTTCGGCGGCTCCTCCGACGCCGGGCAGGACCTCGCTGCCGAACAGGTCGACAAATATCTCACCTGGGGCGAGCCGGTGCACCTCGTCGCCGAGAAGCTGCAGCGTGCGAAGGCGCGCGCGGCGGCACGCGGCCGAAAACTCTCCTTCGGCATCCGCCTGCATTTCATCGTGCGCGAGACAGAGGCCGATGCCTGGGCCGCGGCGGATCGGCTGATCGCCCACGTCACCGACGCCCAGATCGAGAACGCCCAGCAGCGCTTCCTCAAGGAGATGGATTCGGTCGGCCAGCGCCGCATGTCGGAACTGCACGGCGGCCGCCGCGACAAGCTTGTAGTCGCCCCGAACCTGTGGGCCGGCGTCGGCCTTGTGCGCGGCGGCGCCGGCACAGCGCTCGTCGGCACACCGGACCAGGTGGCCGAGCGACTCCGCGAATATCAGGCGGTCGGCATCGACACGGTCATCGGCTCCGGCTACCCGCATCTCGAAGAGGCCTACCGCGTCGCCGAACTGCTGTTCCCGAAGCTCGGCCTCGGCACCGCCAGCCACGCGGTCGGCGAGCACATCGCCAATGAATTCGCCGTCGGCAACCACGGCGCCCGGCGACTGCAGGCCTCGTCGTGA
- a CDS encoding ABC transporter permease subunit encodes MSGIASRIGRDSIGWALPAAIIVVWELASRAGLIAPNVLPAPSAVLAAFWKLLLSGELVRNIGVSAARAFAGFAIGGSIGFALGLANGVSALSRGITDTTLQMVRNIPHLALIPLVILWFGIDEEAKLFLVALGVFFPIYVNTLLGIQSVDPQLIEMGRIYGMSRTQLFLRVILPGALPAIFVGLRYALGIMWLTLIVAETISASSGLGYMAMQAREFLLIDVVVLSILIYALLGKLADSSARFLERLSLQWHPAFQTK; translated from the coding sequence GTGAGCGGCATCGCCTCGCGCATCGGCCGCGACAGCATCGGCTGGGCGCTGCCCGCCGCCATCATCGTGGTGTGGGAGCTCGCCTCCCGCGCCGGGCTGATCGCGCCGAACGTGCTGCCCGCGCCGTCGGCCGTGCTCGCCGCCTTCTGGAAGCTGCTCTTGTCCGGCGAGCTGGTGCGCAACATCGGCGTCAGCGCCGCTCGCGCCTTCGCCGGCTTTGCCATCGGCGGCTCGATCGGCTTCGCGCTCGGCCTCGCCAATGGCGTCTCGGCGCTGTCGCGTGGCATCACCGACACGACGCTGCAGATGGTCCGCAACATCCCGCACCTCGCGCTGATCCCCCTGGTTATCCTGTGGTTCGGCATCGACGAGGAGGCAAAGCTCTTCCTCGTGGCCCTCGGCGTCTTCTTCCCGATTTACGTCAACACGCTGCTCGGCATCCAGAGCGTCGACCCGCAACTGATCGAGATGGGCCGCATCTACGGCATGAGCCGAACACAGCTCTTCCTGCGCGTCATCCTGCCCGGCGCCCTGCCCGCGATCTTCGTCGGCCTGCGCTATGCGCTCGGCATCATGTGGCTGACGCTCATCGTGGCGGAAACGATTTCCGCCTCATCCGGCCTCGGCTACATGGCGATGCAGGCGCGCGAGTTCCTGCTCATCGACGTCGTCGTGCTGTCCATCCTCATCTACGCACTGCTCGGCAAGCTGGCGGACAGTTCCGCCCGCTTCCTCGAACGGCTTTCCCTGCAGTGGCATCCCGCCTTTCAGACCAAGTGA
- a CDS encoding ATP-binding cassette domain-containing protein: MTAATILERRTFDFPAAPANRPSHSPSASAFSFRGIHKRFGDKEVLKGIDLSLARGQFLAVIGKSGCGKSTLLRLLAGLDRPTSGVLDHGHGVTDHSRTRIMFQEPRLLPWARVVDNVAVGLTGIVAGKEAKARALDMLKEVGLADRAGEWPSVLSGGQRQRVALARALVGSPQILALDEPLGALDALTRIEMQALLERIWLKQGFTAVLVTHDVAEAVALADRVVVIDAGRIALDLDIPLPRPRRHGSAELARLEGLILDQLFGGQKDEAAQRA; this comes from the coding sequence ATGACCGCGGCAACGATCCTCGAACGACGAACCTTCGACTTCCCGGCTGCCCCCGCGAACCGGCCGAGCCACTCCCCTTCGGCCAGTGCCTTCAGCTTCCGCGGCATCCACAAGCGCTTCGGCGACAAGGAGGTGCTGAAGGGCATCGACCTCAGCCTCGCCAGGGGCCAGTTCCTGGCGGTCATCGGCAAGAGCGGCTGCGGCAAGAGCACGCTGCTGCGCCTTCTCGCCGGGCTCGACCGGCCGACCTCCGGCGTGCTCGACCACGGCCATGGCGTCACCGACCACTCCCGCACCCGCATCATGTTCCAGGAGCCGCGCCTGCTGCCCTGGGCACGCGTCGTCGACAACGTCGCGGTCGGCCTCACCGGCATCGTCGCGGGCAAGGAGGCGAAGGCGCGGGCGCTCGACATGCTGAAGGAGGTCGGCCTCGCCGACCGCGCCGGCGAATGGCCCTCGGTCCTCTCCGGCGGCCAGCGGCAGCGCGTGGCGCTGGCCCGCGCGCTCGTCGGCAGCCCGCAGATCCTCGCCCTGGACGAGCCGCTCGGTGCGCTCGATGCGCTCACCCGCATCGAAATGCAGGCGCTTCTGGAGCGCATCTGGCTGAAACAGGGGTTTACGGCCGTCCTCGTCACCCACGACGTCGCAGAGGCCGTCGCGCTCGCCGACCGCGTGGTGGTGATCGACGCGGGCCGCATCGCGCTCGACCTCGACATTCCGCTTCCCCGCCCGCGCCGCCACGGCTCCGCCGAACTGGCAAGACTGGAAGGCCTCATCCTCGACCAGCTCTTCGGCGGCCAGAAGGACGAGGCGGCGCAGCGGGCATAA
- a CDS encoding right-handed parallel beta-helix repeat-containing protein, whose amino-acid sequence MKMFAYIRNLIGFGAVVWIIYVPPAVAEITECTNITSVPMTISTQGVYCLKQHLPTNLASGTGITVTVNNVTIDCNNFKLGNLASGASSTAVGISATGRNNLIVRNCGIRGWRTGVQLSDGAYRVENNVLDFNRQTGIFVSGDGSAVRNNEVISTGGSTIPALTDFHGINVSGDVDVDGNLVDGVIATATTNGNAYGIRTENSSASTVGGNIVRNLAKAGSGARRGIWNQNGAHNTIFGNTIVMDGNLVAGEAGLRCGDGLILNGASRDNTILGTGLLGTALGLLNCTSVSGDYVNPL is encoded by the coding sequence ATGAAAATGTTTGCATACATACGAAATTTGATCGGTTTCGGCGCTGTTGTTTGGATCATCTACGTCCCACCTGCGGTGGCTGAGATCACCGAGTGTACCAACATCACGTCGGTTCCGATGACGATCAGCACTCAGGGCGTATATTGCCTGAAGCAGCATCTGCCCACGAACCTCGCATCGGGCACCGGCATCACGGTTACCGTCAACAACGTCACCATCGACTGCAACAACTTCAAGCTCGGCAATCTCGCGTCCGGCGCGAGCAGCACCGCCGTCGGGATAAGTGCGACCGGACGGAACAATCTCATAGTTCGCAACTGCGGTATCCGCGGCTGGCGCACCGGCGTGCAGCTCTCGGACGGCGCCTATAGGGTCGAAAACAACGTGCTGGACTTCAACAGGCAGACCGGCATCTTCGTCAGTGGCGACGGCTCGGCCGTCCGCAACAACGAGGTCATCTCGACGGGCGGCAGCACGATTCCCGCCCTGACGGATTTCCACGGCATCAATGTCAGCGGCGACGTCGACGTCGACGGCAATCTGGTCGACGGTGTCATCGCCACCGCGACCACCAACGGCAACGCCTATGGCATCCGCACCGAGAACTCGAGCGCGAGCACGGTCGGCGGCAACATCGTCCGCAACCTCGCAAAGGCCGGCAGCGGTGCCCGGCGCGGCATCTGGAACCAGAACGGCGCCCACAACACCATCTTTGGCAACACCATCGTGATGGACGGAAACCTGGTCGCGGGCGAGGCCGGGCTGCGCTGCGGCGACGGCCTCATCCTCAACGGCGCGTCGCGCGACAACACCATCCTGGGAACCGGCCTTCTGGGCACGGCGCTCGGCCTGCTGAACTGCACGTCCGTCTCGGGCGACTACGTCAACCCGCTGTGA
- a CDS encoding SIMPL domain-containing protein: MKKSTLKAALAALALPAFAHSAAFAQEAPRPAPRIIVTGQGEAAIAPDMAVLTLGVMRQADTARAALDAANAAMAEVTAAMKAEGIADRDLQTSNFSISPVYVYPSSDQQGQPPKITGYEVNNTLTVRLREIAKVGAVLDKAVTLGVNQGGGISFTNDDPSAALTEARVKAVKDATAKAKTLAEAAGVGLGKVIEISEQSYMPQPVPYAMKARDAAAASVPVEAGENAYRVDVNVTFELGQ, from the coding sequence ATGAAGAAATCCACTCTCAAGGCCGCGCTTGCGGCCCTTGCGCTGCCGGCATTCGCGCATTCGGCCGCTTTCGCCCAGGAGGCGCCGCGGCCCGCGCCGCGAATCATCGTCACCGGCCAGGGCGAGGCGGCGATCGCTCCCGACATGGCGGTGCTGACCCTGGGGGTTATGCGACAGGCCGACACGGCGCGCGCGGCCCTGGACGCCGCGAACGCGGCGATGGCCGAGGTCACCGCGGCGATGAAGGCCGAGGGCATCGCCGATCGCGACCTGCAGACGTCCAACTTCTCGATCTCGCCGGTCTATGTCTACCCATCCTCCGACCAGCAGGGCCAGCCGCCGAAGATCACCGGCTATGAGGTCAACAACACGCTCACGGTCCGCCTGCGCGAGATCGCCAAGGTCGGCGCGGTGCTCGACAAGGCGGTGACGCTCGGCGTCAACCAGGGCGGCGGCATCTCTTTCACCAATGACGATCCGTCCGCAGCCCTCACCGAGGCGCGCGTCAAGGCGGTCAAGGATGCGACGGCCAAGGCCAAGACCCTTGCCGAGGCGGCAGGTGTCGGACTTGGCAAGGTGATCGAGATCTCGGAACAGAGCTACATGCCCCAACCTGTCCCCTATGCGATGAAGGCCCGCGACGCCGCGGCCGCGAGCGTTCCGGTCGAGGCGGGCGAGAACGCCTACCGGGTCGACGTCAACGTCACCTTCGAACTCGGCCAGTAA